In the genome of Bosea sp. ANAM02, the window GGCGATCTCTGGCGCGCGGCGGACCGGGTGCGCGACGGCGTTGCCGCCAATCTTGCCGGCGACGATCTCGATTTCGCGGGTTTCGACGTGCTCCTGACCCTGCGCCGGCAGGGCAAGGGGCAGGCGCTTTCGCCCTCCGGGCTGGCGCAGGACATGATGATTTCGACCGCGGCGATGACCAACCGGCTCGACCGCCTGCAGAAGCGCGGGCTGATCGAGCGGCAGGCCGATCCGGCCGACCGCCGGGCGCTGCGGATCGTGCTGACCGAGGCCGGCTTCGCGCTGGCCGACCGGATCGTCGTCGGCCATGTCGCTGCCGAGGAGCGGCTGATGAGCGCGCTTTCGGGGGAGGAGCGGGCGGAGCTCAGGCGGCTGCTCGCGAAGATCGGCTAGCGGCTGCCGATTCTCCTGTGATCCATACCGTCATACCGGGCTTGACCCGGGATTCATGCCTGAGGGTTGCTCATTCAGGTTCAGGCATGGAACCCGGCTCTTCGCTTCGCTCCGGCCGGGATGACCCGCGTTTCCTTGAAAACACGAAGCACTCGGGACCATCGACAATGGAGTTTGC includes:
- a CDS encoding MarR family transcriptional regulator; the protein is MSQERVGVQGGPMDSILAQWRRERPDLDTSVMAVCGDLWRAADRVRDGVAANLAGDDLDFAGFDVLLTLRRQGKGQALSPSGLAQDMMISTAAMTNRLDRLQKRGLIERQADPADRRALRIVLTEAGFALADRIVVGHVAAEERLMSALSGEERAELRRLLAKIG